CGCCAATATGAAGAGCCACGAGGACCTGCGCGTCACGCGGCCCATGGAGATGGCCGCCCGCATCGAAACCCTGGCGACGCGGCATGGGGCTGTCTGTTCCTTCTTTCGCCCCGAGGTCCTTTCGATCCCCGAGGCCGATCTGAGGCGTTGGATTGCGGAGGACGAGGGACTGCGGCTCTACGACTTCCACCTCTCCGAGATCCTCCGGGAGCGGGCGCACGTGCTCTCCCCGGCCGAGGAGGGGCTCCTGGCCCGGACGAGGGAGCTTTCCGCCGTCCCGGATAACGCCTTTACCCTCCTGACCGACGCGGACCTGAAGTTCCCCGACATCCGGGACGAGAAAGGCAACCTTGTAGAGCTCTCCGAGGAGCGCTACTACCGCCTGAGCCGCTCTCCGGACCGGTCGGTGCGCAAGGCCGCCTTCGAGGGCATCCACGAGACCTATGGGGCGTTCCGCAACGCCATCGGCGCGCTTTACGCGGGGTCCGTGAAGGGCGACATCTTCTACGCCAACGCGCGGCGCTACGGGGACACCCTGGAGATGTCGCTGTTCGGCGACGATGTTCCGACGTGCGTCTACGACAACGTGGTGGATACCGCCGTCCGCTTCGCGCCCCTCATGCACCGCTGCGTCGCACTGCGCCGGCGCGCCCTCGGGCTCGACTCCGTGCATTACTACGACCTCAACGTCCCCCTGTCGGACGAGCCCCTTACCGACATCCCCTACGAGGATGCCTGCGACCTGGCGGTTCGGGCGCTGGAGCCGCTGGGGCCGGACTACGTCGCCAACCTGAAGCGGGGCTTCGCAGAGCGATGGATCGACGTCCGGGAGAACCGGGGGAAGCGCAAGGGCGCCTATTCCTGGGGATCCTACGGGACGAGCCCCTACGTGCTTCTGAACTACAACGGCACCCTGCGGGACGTCTTCACGCTGGTCCACGAGATGGGGCACTCTCTGCACTCGTGGTACTCGCACGCCTCCCAGCCCCAGGTCTACGCCGACTACACGATCCTGCTCGCGGAGGTCGCCTCCACCACCAACGAGGCCCTGCTGCTGGGGTACCTGCTGAGGCGAAGCGGGACGGACGCGGAGAAGAAATGGCTCTTGAACTATTTTTACGACATGGTGCGGACGACGTTCTTCCGGCAGGCGATGTTCGCGGACTTCGAGCGGCGTACCCACGCCCGGGCCGAGGCGGGCGACGCCCTGACGCCGGAGTGGATGAGCACGCTGTGGGGCGAGCTCAACGCGCGGTACTACGGGCCGGAGCTGACGGTCGACCCCGCCCTCTGCGCGGAATGGGCTCGCATTCCCCATTTCTACTCAGCCTTTTACGTCTACAAGTACGTGACGGGCTTCACGGCCGCGGGGGCGTTTGCGGACGCCATCCTGACCGGGGCGGATGGAGCGCGGGACCGCTACCTGACCTTCCTGAAGAGCGGTGGCAGCGATCACTCCCTGAACATTCTGAGGCGGGCTGGGGTGGACCTGACGGGGGCCGAGCCCTTCGAGCGCACCCTGCGCCTTTTCGAGGTGCGGCTGGATGAGGGAGAGACGCTGTGGAGAGCATAATGGAGTCGGTCATGATTGAGGAGGTCATGATTGAGGAGGTTGTGATGGAGGCGGCCGACGCTGACCGGTGCACGGTTCGTTTTTTTTGTGTTGACGAATCGCTTGACTGTGCGTAGAATTATTG
This sequence is a window from uncultured Fretibacterium sp.. Protein-coding genes within it:
- the pepF gene encoding oligoendopeptidase F, with the translated sequence MQGIDSLSNFNFNFKFQFKFNAPLFDGTEPVGADFVPERSEVPERDRWNLEAIYPSAEAWEAAFASLGPRIEALADHAGRLGEGPTALLAYLRAEEAVALELGKLYVYANMKSHEDLRVTRPMEMAARIETLATRHGAVCSFFRPEVLSIPEADLRRWIAEDEGLRLYDFHLSEILRERAHVLSPAEEGLLARTRELSAVPDNAFTLLTDADLKFPDIRDEKGNLVELSEERYYRLSRSPDRSVRKAAFEGIHETYGAFRNAIGALYAGSVKGDIFYANARRYGDTLEMSLFGDDVPTCVYDNVVDTAVRFAPLMHRCVALRRRALGLDSVHYYDLNVPLSDEPLTDIPYEDACDLAVRALEPLGPDYVANLKRGFAERWIDVRENRGKRKGAYSWGSYGTSPYVLLNYNGTLRDVFTLVHEMGHSLHSWYSHASQPQVYADYTILLAEVASTTNEALLLGYLLRRSGTDAEKKWLLNYFYDMVRTTFFRQAMFADFERRTHARAEAGDALTPEWMSTLWGELNARYYGPELTVDPALCAEWARIPHFYSAFYVYKYVTGFTAAGAFADAILTGADGARDRYLTFLKSGGSDHSLNILRRAGVDLTGAEPFERTLRLFEVRLDEGETLWRA